The Brachyspira aalborgi genome has a segment encoding these proteins:
- a CDS encoding type I restriction-modification system subunit M, translated as MQKKTTKETVENIVWKACDTFRGSIDSSLYKDYILSMLFVKYLSDFAKEKIKELESKYSGDKLKRRLERMNYKISKDASFEYLLKNKEAPNIGEIINTALRKIEKDNPQKFDGIFNNIDFNDSNKFGETKTRNAILKHLLEDFSDSELDLSPSALQNNDVMGDAYEYLISNFASDAGKKGGEFFTPPEVSTLIAKIVSDRTGVKIYDPTCGSGSLLIKVNKEIGRENCTIYGQEKNSQTFALCRMNMYLHEIGDEAKIEWGDTIKEPKFTDKGELRKFDVVVANPPFSLDKWGEEIALNDKYNRFEFGVPPKSKGDLAFLLHMINSMKENGIIVVVMPISILSRGESEGLIRQRIIENNLIDTIIGLPSNLFYGTSIPTCLIILKNNKKNKDIFFIDGSFEYYKDKRQNKLREEDISKILTAYRKRKDILKYCRAVSFEEIVENDYNLNIVRYIDTFEGYENVDLRISKEELKKLQIERVKLESEAEIIFDKIVI; from the coding sequence ATGCAAAAGAAAACTACAAAAGAAACGGTTGAAAATATAGTTTGGAAGGCATGCGACACTTTTCGAGGCTCAATAGATTCTTCGCTTTATAAAGATTATATTTTAAGTATGCTTTTTGTAAAATATTTATCGGACTTTGCGAAAGAAAAAATAAAAGAACTTGAAAGCAAATATTCGGGAGATAAACTTAAAAGAAGACTTGAAAGAATGAATTATAAAATAAGCAAAGATGCAAGTTTTGAATATTTATTAAAAAATAAGGAAGCGCCAAATATTGGAGAGATAATAAATACGGCTTTAAGAAAAATTGAAAAAGATAATCCTCAAAAATTTGACGGCATTTTTAATAATATAGATTTTAACGATTCTAATAAATTTGGCGAGACAAAAACAAGAAATGCAATTTTAAAACATTTACTTGAAGACTTTAGCGACAGCGAACTTGATTTAAGCCCGAGCGCTCTTCAAAATAATGATGTAATGGGAGACGCTTACGAATATTTAATTTCAAATTTTGCTTCGGATGCGGGAAAGAAAGGCGGAGAATTTTTTACGCCTCCCGAAGTTTCGACTCTTATTGCAAAAATAGTTAGCGATAGAACGGGAGTAAAAATTTACGACCCGACTTGCGGCAGCGGTTCGCTTTTGATTAAAGTTAATAAAGAAATTGGAAGAGAAAATTGCACAATATACGGACAAGAGAAAAATAGCCAAACATTTGCTTTATGCAGAATGAATATGTATTTGCATGAAATTGGAGACGAAGCAAAAATTGAATGGGGCGATACGATTAAAGAGCCTAAATTTACGGACAAAGGCGAGCTGAGAAAATTTGATGTTGTGGTTGCAAATCCGCCTTTTAGTTTAGATAAATGGGGAGAGGAAATTGCATTAAACGATAAATACAATAGATTTGAATTTGGAGTACCGCCGAAAAGCAAAGGCGATTTAGCTTTTTTACTTCATATGATAAACTCAATGAAAGAAAACGGAATAATCGTAGTCGTAATGCCTATAAGCATTTTGTCAAGAGGAGAAAGCGAAGGACTTATAAGGCAGAGAATTATTGAAAATAATTTAATAGATACGATTATAGGACTTCCTTCAAATTTATTTTACGGAACTTCTATACCGACATGTTTAATTATTTTGAAAAATAACAAAAAGAATAAAGATATATTTTTTATTGACGGCAGTTTTGAATATTATAAAGATAAACGACAAAATAAATTAAGAGAAGAAGATATTTCAAAAATATTAACGGCTTATAGAAAGCGAAAAGATATATTGAAATATTGCCGCGCGGTTAGTTTTGAGGAAATTGTAGAAAACGATTATAACTTGAATATAGTAAGATATATAGATACATTTGAGGGCTATGAAAATGTAGATTTAAGAATTTCAAAAGAGGAACTTAAAAAATTGCAAATTGAAAGAGTAAAATTAGAAAGCGAAGCCGAAATTATTTTTGATAAGATTGTAATTTAA
- a CDS encoding tetratricopeptide repeat protein yields the protein MNVLQEITMRLVAGNAKEALELCDKVINNIKEPIPEHSQFYNLRGLINVRLKKYEEAFNDYNTALKINPYDQSTYLNMSIVNHEIGLYRESIDAFLKYSKLDKYFTYNYINQIISIFIWNYDSDTIEDIFKILSKNEYNDLWRKDITFNLLNNIISKYLKNNENILKDIKNILLYEYFLLQVLSLYFIIIHTKNNNIEVSHYTSLKVLFSLLNDSHNIRITNISNANDPKEGKILENIFSKNGLNIKIKNKDNLITLQTSYSRNKDALTMFRFYGKEDNKEATGICLCIDKNYFNNEPLSLATPMQMMSNYKRGINNLYFILYYNEKENQLIFNPTNSKYSNIIVDLNKYCMVKLNRVIDESVENIINYIFYKIFNYAEKIDNQIENKNLKDEIFSNLFENIRYIIKHEAFFEEQELRMLITTDYKDENIKVDNNKRLYINYNELFNENENFIEEIILGGKIEDKELTSDYIKQIIYNKYKDNDKMNKIKVSISQAPLR from the coding sequence ATGAATGTATTACAAGAAATAACGATGCGTCTCGTTGCTGGCAATGCTAAAGAAGCTTTAGAATTATGCGATAAAGTGATAAATAATATTAAAGAACCAATTCCCGAACATTCTCAATTTTATAATTTAAGAGGATTAATAAATGTTAGATTAAAAAAATATGAAGAGGCTTTTAACGATTATAATACCGCATTAAAAATAAACCCTTATGACCAAAGCACATATTTAAATATGTCGATTGTAAATCATGAAATAGGATTATATAGAGAATCAATAGACGCTTTTCTTAAATATTCTAAATTAGATAAATATTTTACATATAATTACATTAATCAAATAATATCAATATTCATTTGGAATTATGATAGCGACACTATAGAAGATATTTTTAAAATATTATCTAAAAATGAATATAATGATTTATGGCGTAAAGATATCACTTTTAATTTATTAAATAATATTATATCTAAATATTTAAAAAATAACGAAAATATATTAAAAGATATAAAAAATATTTTATTATATGAATATTTTTTACTTCAGGTGTTATCTCTTTATTTTATAATAATACATACAAAAAATAATAATATAGAAGTATCACATTATACCTCGTTAAAAGTATTATTTTCTTTATTAAATGATAGTCATAATATAAGAATAACAAATATATCGAATGCAAACGACCCTAAAGAAGGCAAAATATTAGAAAATATTTTTAGTAAAAATGGTTTAAATATTAAAATTAAAAACAAGGATAATTTAATTACTTTACAAACTTCATATAGTAGGAATAAAGACGCTTTAACAATGTTTAGATTTTATGGTAAAGAAGACAATAAAGAAGCTACGGGTATATGCTTATGTATAGATAAAAATTATTTTAATAACGAACCTCTTTCACTAGCAACACCAATGCAAATGATGTCTAATTATAAAAGAGGTATTAATAATTTATATTTTATACTTTATTATAATGAAAAAGAAAATCAATTAATATTTAATCCTACAAATTCAAAGTATTCTAATATAATAGTAGATTTAAATAAATATTGCATGGTAAAACTAAATAGAGTTATTGACGAAAGTGTAGAAAATATCATAAATTATATATTTTACAAAATATTTAACTATGCAGAAAAAATAGATAATCAAATAGAAAATAAAAATTTAAAAGACGAAATATTTTCAAATTTATTTGAAAATATAAGATATATAATAAAGCATGAAGCGTTTTTTGAAGAACAAGAATTAAGAATGCTTATTACAACCGATTATAAAGACGAGAATATAAAAGTAGATAATAATAAAAGATTGTATATAAATTATAACGAGTTATTTAACGAAAACGAAAATTTTATAGAAGAGATTATATTGGGCGGTAAAATAGAGGATAAAGAATTAACTTCGGATTATATTAAACAAATTATTTATAATAAATATAAAGATAATGATAAAATGAATAAAATTAAAGTGAGCATATCTCAAGCTCCTTTAAGATAA
- a CDS encoding restriction endonuclease subunit S codes for MNKLPSDWQIKTLNEACNIYTGNSINKKKKEENFIGLKEGLNYIGTKDISFNNIIEYENGVKIPFKDLKDFKIAKSNTSLLCIEGGSAGRKIGFTNQDVCFGNKLCCFEAIEDEPKFIYFYLQSNDFLREFNSNIQGLIGGVNKENLRKIKIPIPPLDEQKRIASALSKIDAYLENTIKLIEEKERFKRGIAKKLLTCKEGENIPEARFKGFEDEWEIVKLGDICLINNKSLKENTDKNYKFKYIDLTAVKKGIINFSNDYTTFENAPISARRIINKNDIIMATVRPYLLGHAFIDFEAKDYICSKGFAVLTANSNIEMKYIYQYLYSDDMAKQIKSRLVGSTYPTIRLSDIKELKIKIPKSIKEQEKIGGYLSLLDKEIDNLKKQK; via the coding sequence ATGAATAAATTACCTTCAGATTGGCAAATTAAAACTTTAAATGAAGCCTGTAATATTTATACGGGGAATAGTATTAACAAAAAGAAGAAGGAAGAAAATTTTATAGGATTAAAAGAAGGACTAAATTATATTGGGACAAAAGATATAAGTTTTAATAATATAATAGAATATGAGAACGGAGTAAAAATTCCTTTTAAGGATTTAAAAGATTTTAAAATAGCAAAATCAAATACTTCTTTATTATGTATAGAAGGCGGAAGCGCGGGACGAAAAATAGGATTTACAAATCAAGATGTTTGTTTTGGCAATAAACTTTGTTGTTTTGAAGCTATTGAAGATGAACCTAAATTTATTTATTTTTATTTACAAAGTAATGATTTTTTACGAGAATTTAATTCAAATATACAGGGTTTAATTGGAGGAGTTAATAAAGAAAATTTAAGAAAAATAAAAATTCCTATTCCGCCGTTAGACGAACAAAAACGCATTGCATCTGCACTTTCAAAAATTGACGCATATTTAGAAAATACAATTAAATTGATAGAAGAAAAAGAAAGATTTAAAAGAGGAATTGCTAAAAAATTATTGACTTGTAAAGAAGGCGAAAATATTCCCGAAGCAAGATTTAAAGGTTTTGAAGACGAATGGGAAATAGTTAAACTTGGCGATATATGTTTAATTAATAATAAAAGTTTAAAAGAAAATACTGATAAAAATTATAAATTCAAATATATAGATTTAACCGCTGTTAAAAAAGGAATAATTAATTTTTCAAACGACTATACAACTTTTGAGAATGCTCCGATTTCTGCAAGAAGAATTATAAATAAAAATGATATTATTATGGCAACAGTTCGCCCTTATTTATTAGGGCATGCTTTTATAGATTTTGAAGCAAAAGATTATATTTGTTCCAAAGGTTTTGCAGTTTTAACGGCTAATTCAAATATAGAAATGAAATACATATATCAATATTTATATTCGGACGATATGGCAAAACAAATAAAAAGTCGATTAGTAGGTTCTACATATCCTACAATTAGACTTTCAGATATTAAAGAATTAAAAATAAAAATTCCAAAATCGATTAAAGAACAAGAAAAGATAGGCGGATATTTAAGTTTGCTTGATAAAGAAATTGATAATTTGAAAAAGCAAAAATAA
- a CDS encoding glycosyltransferase family 9 protein, translating to MKILLIKQTSLGDVLHMTPVIRALKKWKPESEIDIVTDKRALGILKNNPYINKLYVLDIYKYEKEIFKSPLKFFSTIKEFFSHIKEVRKKKYDIAIDLQGLERSIIFLYLCKAKKKYAKGKWAFVKSNYYVDINAIVGLISFLKFFDCPNDGVDLDYFLPETIEEDFNKTIERIKQTKNFKIEKDYIVFSPFSRWETKDLSVNKAREIIAEIKKLKDIQIIVSATSDYNKECKEIVEGFDNVLDSSGLFNLPELAYLIKNSQCMLTVDSFPMHTGCAFKKPLIAIFGPTSEIRVGPIAENSEVFRADNIECEKCYKRKNCPNNHICIENIDSKLLAKRLIDKIIS from the coding sequence ATGAAAATTTTATTAATAAAACAAACTTCTCTCGGCGATGTTCTTCACATGACGCCCGTTATAAGAGCTTTGAAAAAATGGAAGCCAGAATCTGAAATTGATATTGTAACCGATAAAAGAGCTTTGGGAATATTAAAAAATAATCCTTATATTAATAAATTATATGTTTTAGATATTTATAAATACGAAAAAGAAATTTTTAAATCGCCTTTAAAATTTTTTTCAACTATAAAAGAATTTTTCTCTCATATAAAAGAAGTTAGAAAAAAAAAATACGATATCGCTATAGATTTGCAAGGGCTTGAAAGAAGCATAATTTTTCTTTATTTATGCAAGGCTAAAAAAAAATATGCAAAAGGAAAATGGGCTTTCGTCAAAAGTAATTATTATGTCGATATTAACGCTATAGTCGGATTAATTTCATTTTTAAAATTTTTTGACTGTCCAAATGACGGAGTAGATTTAGATTATTTTCTGCCCGAAACTATAGAAGAAGATTTTAATAAAACTATTGAAAGAATAAAGCAAACAAAAAATTTTAAAATTGAAAAAGATTATATAGTTTTTTCTCCTTTTTCAAGATGGGAGACAAAAGATTTGTCGGTAAATAAAGCGAGAGAGATAATAGCCGAAATAAAAAAATTAAAAGATATTCAAATAATAGTTTCTGCGACTTCGGATTATAATAAAGAATGCAAAGAAATTGTAGAAGGTTTTGATAATGTTTTGGATTCTTCGGGACTTTTTAATTTGCCAGAACTTGCATATTTAATAAAAAATTCTCAATGCATGTTAACTGTTGATTCTTTTCCTATGCATACGGGTTGCGCTTTCAAAAAACCTCTTATTGCAATATTCGGACCGACAAGCGAAATCAGAGTAGGACCTATTGCGGAAAATTCCGAAGTTTTCAGAGCGGATAATATAGAATGCGAAAAATGTTATAAAAGGAAAAACTGCCCAAATAATCATATTTGCATTGAAAATATTGATTCAAAATTATTGGCTAAAAGATTAATAGACAAAATAATTAGTTAA